A region from the Leptospirillum ferriphilum ML-04 genome encodes:
- a CDS encoding TlpA family protein disulfide reductase: MSRFRIFAGGAAMILLLLTTASCNWFLSFPEQGTRAPISHNPVLKIGERYTDLCTMNVPDHLHRESISHAVFHHRPFLIFFGAPVHCTPCVHEDRLIKGLMDIYHSRMAFVHIDDYEDSEQATVHDWRVHGEPWVALINREGTIANVIPGDASYDSLNVMIKKLVR, translated from the coding sequence ATGTCGAGATTTCGGATTTTCGCGGGCGGAGCCGCCATGATCCTGCTTTTATTGACGACGGCTTCCTGTAACTGGTTTTTGAGTTTTCCCGAGCAAGGGACGCGAGCCCCGATCAGCCACAACCCGGTCCTGAAGATCGGAGAACGATATACCGACCTTTGTACCATGAATGTTCCAGACCACCTTCATCGGGAAAGCATCAGCCACGCTGTTTTTCACCATCGTCCCTTTCTCATCTTCTTTGGAGCGCCGGTTCACTGCACCCCATGCGTGCATGAAGACCGGCTGATCAAGGGACTTATGGACATCTACCATTCCCGGATGGCGTTCGTCCATATCGACGACTATGAGGACTCCGAACAAGCGACCGTTCATGACTGGCGGGTACACGGAGAGCCCTGGGTGGCCCTGATCAACCGGGAAGGCACCATCGCCAATGTGATTCCGGGAGATGCAAGCTATGACTCACTGAACGTCATGATCAAAAAACTGGTCCGGTAA